Part of the Dioscorea cayenensis subsp. rotundata cultivar TDr96_F1 unplaced genomic scaffold, TDr96_F1_v2_PseudoChromosome.rev07_lg8_w22 25.fasta BLBR01001796.1, whole genome shotgun sequence genome is shown below.
GTGCCTCTGAATAATTTGACATCTTTTGCCGGAATGCATCCCGGAGAGAAGAGTATGCCTCTGGTGGCAGCCGGCTTATGACCGTGCCGGAGTCTATGATAGTTCCGACGTTAGAAAACACAGTTGGAGGAATATCAAGCTGTGTTCCATCCACACTTATTCCCTGGAGACCAAGGAAGTAGAAGCTGGGCATTGATGAATTAGTGAGCATTTGAGTGCTATTCAGATTGGTTGGAGCTTCGCCACCGAAGGTGAGGTAACCAGTTGAGGAGGAGGTGGAAGGGAGGCAGTACGAGAAAAAACTGTTGTATTTGGTATTGGACTGAGAGATTAAAGATGCCGGGCCTCGACCGAGGCCGAGGAGACCAACGACTTTGCCAAAACCATCACTGTTGTTCACTCCACAACCAAAGAAGAAGCTAGTGAGGGTATCGGTGGGAGAGAGTGTGAGAGTGTCTTCAGAGTAGAAGCCATTGGTATAAGACTTGTCGCCGTATGTGACAGTGTAGACACAAGTGTTGTTGGAGCAATCAGGCGAGTTGAGCTGGGAGCAAGCAGGGTCGGAGCATGACACAGAGGAGAAGGTTGTGGACTGAGCTGGGGCGAAGAGGGGCTCTTGTTGGGAGTAACAAGAGGTTAAGCAAGGTTGGCATTGGATCCAAGTGACATCGCTGCCGGTGTCGAAGATGACAGTGAGTTCTTGCTCGGGCGTGCCAAAATTGATGGTGATTATATAGTTTCCAGTTGAGAATGAGTTTCCAGTGTAAGCAGGGATTTTGGAggtggtgctggtgctggtgctggtgatgGTGCTGTGGCGGCGGTGCTGGTTGATGAAATTTACACGGGATTGGTCTTGTGTGAGAATTTGATTGTGAGTTAACTTGTTTGAGTGGTTGAAGGGTGAGCAAGGGCCGTGTTGGTGGATGAGCTTTAGCCGTGTGCCAGCA
Proteins encoded:
- the LOC120257010 gene encoding aspartyl protease family protein At5g10770-like, translated to MLLCCSVLIHSSFVAEDVTQSGQNIIDISSLLPQTVCSLAKATAINGAGTRLKLIHQHGPCSPFNHSNKLTHNQILTQDQSRVNFINQHRRHSTITSTSTSTTSKIPAYTGNSFSTGNYIITINFGTPEQELTVIFDTGSDVTWIQCQPCLTSCYSQQEPLFAPAQSTTFSSVSCSDPACSQLNSPDCSNNTCVYTVTYGDKSYTNGFYSEDTLTLSPTDTLTSFFFGCGVNNSDGFGKVVGLLGLGRGPASLISQSNTKYNSFFSYCLPSTSSSTGYLTFGGEAPTNLNSTQMLTNSSMPSFYFLGLQGISVDGTQLDIPPTVFSNVGTIIDSGTVISRLPPEAYSSLRDAFRQKMSNYSEAQATNLLDTCYDLSSYDTVEIPTVSLEFEDGMALDLDASQILFLVNGPSQACLGFAGNKDASDVGIIGNTQQRKFSVVYDVPNQVIGFGQGGCD